The DNA segment aggtagtcgttatgctcctataatagactacaccagcagtcgttatgctcctatagtttctggtaatagactacaccagcagtcgttatgctcctatagtttctggtaatagactacaccagcagtcgttatgctcctatagtttctggtaatagactacaccagcagtcgttatgctcctatagtttctggtaatagactacaccagcagtcgttatgctcctatagtttctggtaatagactacaccagtagtcgttatgctcctatagattctggtaatagactacaccagcagtcagcaaccttttccatttggtGCCAAAGTTTCTGTATCCAATGTAACTGAGTCATCTTGCAattcaagatggcgtagcagtgatggctgttgtaaatgttatgggttttttctcattttttgtatatattgcaAAATATTCCAATCTCTTTTTCCATgtttaaattaaatataccttccggcatcccgcctcacccaatgtgatacggatctGCTTATTTTTAGACTTTATAGCTAGAACCTCCATCAGCAgctagccatcagaagctaaccagctgattagctactagctatttagtcattgttagccactgctagcggcctttacctttttagctcagacaccagccgcttttagcctggataatacctgccagtctgcacagcgtaaTATCAACCCTGAGCATATCAGACTGTTTTTCTCCACTACATCACCGTATTCTTGCCGTATTCCcgctctggaccattacaccggaTAATCGCAGCTAGCTTGCTGCCACCAAGTGGCCCAGCCTCGAAGCTAGTCTTGAGCCAGGCTCATCTCCCAGCCTGCTcagtggaccctatgatcactcggctacacagcagATGCCTCCCAGACTCTTCACTAAGACGACTCGAAGCCactacatcaccggattcctgccgtaagctctggaTCTTTGCACCAgtgtggctatagtggctaacgcccttgttccgaagctagcaccagttagcctcgagccaggtgcatctcccggctagcaaacaaaattactccagctacagtacctcttttgccaattggcctggaccctttgtcaacacggagccccgccgatcaatcacgactggtctgccgacgtaattcTGTCCGATGTGCCCTCAACCGGCCTTTGCAGGACGTCGGTGACGCCCTTGTcctgaagctagcaccagttagcctcgagccaggcgcatctcccggctagcgtAGTAACGACTACCTAACGGCTTCCCTGGTTCATATATtcctgttcactggaccctatgatcatttgtctacatagctgatgcctgctggattGTTCATTAATCACGGGTCTccattttatttttgtttatctgtcggccacAGTCtcaaactcaggccctgtgtgtagttaactgaccctctctgcccattcattgccATTTTAACTGTTGTCTTAcccattgttgtcttagctagctctcccaatcaacacccgtgattgctttatgcctcgctttatgtctctctaatgtcaatatgccttgtatactgttgtttagggtagttatcattgttttattttactgcggaggccctagtcccactcaacatgcctcagagaactcttttgtcccacctcccacacatgctgtGACCTCACCTAGCAAAACCTCTtgcctccagagatgcaacctctcttatcgtcactcaatgcctaggcttaccgcccagaaatctgctccttttattctctgtgcccaacgcactagacgaccagttctgatagcctttagccCTACCCTCATCTTACtactctgttcctcgggtgatgtagaggttaacccaggccccatgtgtccccaggcgctctcatttgttgacttctgtaactaaaagccttggtttcatgcatgttaacatcagaagcctcctccctaagtttgttttactcactgctttagcacactccaccaacctTAATGTCCTTGCCgtatctgaatcctggcttaggaaggccaccaaaaattcagaaatgtccatccccaattacaacattttccatcaagatagaactaccgaagggggaggagttgcaatctactaaGTTCTAAGTTctatcatactttccaggtctatgcccaaacagttcgagcttctaatttaaaaaatgtatctctccagaaataagtctctcactgttgctgcctgTTACTAACCCCCATGTgaattgccccccatctatcttcagagtttgttctattatggccaacatccagtgaaattgcagagcgccaaattcaaaaacagaaatactcattataaaaattcataaAACAGACAAGTGTTACacatcggtttaaagatgaacttcttgcaATCACAACAGCCAGAAGAAAAATCCGAAAAGTAtcagtaaagttcatagaaacatgtcaaacggtgTTTATTATCAATCCTCGGGTTGTTATTAGCCTAAATAATAGATaacatttcaaccggacaataacgtcgtcaatataaaaggtaaactgCCCGTACccacctgtccagcatcactactctggacggttctaacttagaatatgtggacaactgtaaatacctagatgtctggctagactgtaagctctccttccagactaatattaagcatttccaatccaaaatcaaatctagaatcggcttcctatttcgcatcgAAGCAACCTTCACTCACTGcctaacataccctcgtaaaactgactatcctacggatccttgactttggcgatgtcattttcaaaatagtctccaacactctactcagcaaactggatgcagtctatcacagtgccatccgttttgttaccaaagccccatataccaccctccactaggacctgtatgctctcgtcggctggccctcgctacatatccgtctccaaacccactggctacaggtcatttataagtctttgctaggccaccttaactcagctcactggtcaccatagcaacacccacccatagcacgtgctccaggaagtatatctcactggtcatccccaaagctaacacctactttggccgcctttccttccagttctctgctgccaatgactggaacgaattgcaaaaatcactgaagctggagacatatctctccctcactaactttaagcatcagctatctgagcagcttaccgatcattctgctcttttgcacaccagtatttctacttgcacatcatctgctcatctatcactccagtgttaatttgttaaattgtaattactttgctactctggcctatttattgctttgcctccttactccatttgcacacactgtatatagatgtttccattgtgttattgactgtacgtttgtttattccatgtgtaactctttgttgttttagtcgcactgctttgctttatcttggccaggtcgcagttgtaaatgagaacttgttcttaactggcctacctggttaaataaagttgaaaaagAAAAAATGTATGAATTGTTCATGATGTCATCTGGTGATTCATTTTCTTTTtcctgtgggaagagttttactacatctgGCTCTCTGACGTTACACCAGagaaacacacagggagagaaaccttatagctgtactcaatgtgggaagaggtTTAGCTGCCCAACTCATGCAacctgatatcacaccagagaatacacacaggagagaaaccttatagctgtgatgaatgtgggaagagtttcactACATCTGGCTCTCTGAcgttacaccagagaacacacacaggagagaaaccttatagctgtactcaatgtgggaagagttttactcagctcAGCAGCCTAAtaacacaccagagaatacacacagaagagaaaccttatagctgtactcaatgtgggaagagttttactaatCCATCCGgcctgatatcacaccagagaacacacaggagagaaaccttatagctgtactcaatgtgggaagaggtTTACTCAACAATGCAacctgatatcacaccagagaatacacacaggagagaaatcctaTAGCTGTGatgaatgtgggaagagtttNNNNNNNNNNNNNNNNNNNNNNNNNNNNNNNNNNNNNNNNNNNNNNNNNNNNNNNNNNNNNNNNNNNNNNNNNNNNNNNNNNNNNNNNNNNNNNNNNNNNNNNNNNNNNNNNNNNNNNNNNNNNNNNNNNNNNNNNNNNNNNNNNNNNNNNNNNNNNNNNNNNNNNNNNNNNNNNNNNNNNNNNNNNNNNNNNNNNNNNNNNNNNNNNNNNNNNNNNNNNNNNNNNNNNNNNNNNNNNNNNNNNNNNNNNNNNNNNNNNNNNNNNNNNNNNNNNNNNNNNNNNNNNNNNNNNNNNNNNNNNNNNNNNNNNNNNNNNNNNNNNNNNNNNNNNNNNNNNNNNNNNNNNNNNNNNNNNNNNNNNNNNNNNNNNNNNNNNNNNNNNNNNNNNNNNNNNNNNNNNNNNNNNNNNNNNNNNNNNNNNNNNNNNNNNNNNNNNNNNNNNNNNNNNNNNNNNNNNNNNNNNNNNNNNNNNNNNNNNNNNNNNNNNNNNNNNNNNNNNNctaagtgattgatagttggtattcagcagtcataaagccTTATTTATTTTAATGAACTACTAAAATTGtggtgattttgtcagacagcagctctacacTTTATTGAGTGACTGATCCATTCCTCCTTCCAACCCTCCTCAGCATTCCTCTCCTCTGAAGACCCAGTGAGGGTGGAGCTCAGTCAGAGAGCTGTTGAGGGACTGGTTAGGAAGAACACTTCTACagccagagaggtgagaggtcacacaTGGTTTAGATGGTAAATATTTATGTCCCCTTAGTGGTTCATCACATCAGCAAAAGGGAATATGTTCCATCATCCATGTTTATTTACATTAGTGCAAATTGACCACTGATATTGGTGTAATTTCCCACCCCTTTTGGCTGTATGAAAGTTAAtttaaaatcaaaatcaaatcaaattgatttatatagcccttcatacatcagctgatatctcaaagtgttgtacagaaacccagcctaaaaccccaaacagcaagcaatgcaggtgtagaagcacagtggctaggaaaaactccctagaaaggccaaaacctaggaagaaaccaggctatgtggggtggccagtcctcttctggctgtgccaggtggagataacagaacatggccaagatgttcaaatgttcataaatgaccagcatggtccaataataataaggcagaacagttgaaactagaacagcagcacggccaggtggactggggacagcaaggagtcatcatgtcaggtagtcctgaggcatggtcctagggctcaggtcctccgagagagagaaagagagaattagagagcacacttaaattcacacaggacaccgaataggacaggagaagtactccagatataacaaactgaccctagccccccgacacataaatactggaggctgagacaggaggtctCAGGCACACACATTTGTTCTTTGCTATTATGGTCATTTGTGTAGATTGTACATTTCCCCAATCATTCaccccacctctttacattgcttatttatattcagtggcctgactgCATCCAGACTGTCAAAGGCCCATCCTGGTAGATCTGAACCTAATGCAGTTTGGAGTGATCAGATGACAGAAGTCACATTTAGGTGCCAGGTGTAACTGAGGCCATAGACGCTCCATATCGATTACTTTTAATGTTTTATATAATATgactaaatgtatttatttctgtGTTACAGGGGCAGTCAAGAAATGGAACGGCAAGGCCACAGAACATGACATAAGCAGAGCTGTGGGAGACCACCTCAAGCCCCTGGTAGAGCAGGCTGGAAAATTAACCCTGATATTTTAAAAGCAGGGCAACAACGTCAATATAATTGTACCCAAAAATTGTCAGTTGGTTGCATAAATTATGATTACTAAATGTTACATGAAATGTAAATATTAAATATTCGGTTACAGTCTCATTTTCAACGTCTTTTCAATGACATTTTGCTAGGTGGGATATccccaatgtcaaaacacagttttaatgtctccaaatcaataaccaatatgcagAAACAGTTTGGGATAAATTGAAAACCTAAACATAAAATGTGCTATATAGACAAACATCTGCCACAATAATCATATTTCTTGTAATTTTTGAAACAAGCTCCTTATAAACTGCACAAGCACCAAAAACACTGTTGTTTTGACAAGAagcaataaatcactgatatcGATTAGAGGGGAAATTAGGTTGTACGTGCTGTTGAAACTAACACAACTTAAACAAACACATGGAAATGGGAGATATATTTCacctcactggttagaggacaacctgcagaagacagtcagctacatTTTGGAGTGATGCATTTAAATTTAGGAGTCACTAAACAAAGGAACACAACACTTATTTGTTATAACTCATCGATATCATGCTAAAATCATttgtggaagaggagagagatggggttgcACGTCCTGTTAAAGCTAACAGCTCAAAAACCACACTGAATCTGGGAGTAATGTGTACatcctggttagaggacaacttgCAGAAAACAGCTTGAtacattttgaagtgttgcattttgattcaagtggATCACGAACGTGGTAAGTGTAACAAAACAATTTTTTGTTAATCACTTTTTGTTAAATAATACTCTTCCATTTCAGAGCCTGGATTTTCCCCTGAGGCTAATATCCatatcatgttgaaatcaatAGAACAGGGGACAAATGTTTAGGGTTCTACATTGTGAcgtcattaaaatactcctactacaatgttaaaacattctacattgtgacatcatttttCATGTGATATCATGAAATAAATAACTCATTCatgtatgtattttctgatgtttgatcagagATCTTTTATTAAAGTATCTCTTggcacactgatcacagctataaggtctctctcctgtgtgtgctcTCTGGTGTGATACCAGATGGCCAGATtgaccaaaactcttcccacattatTCACAGACAAAGGATTTCTCTcttgtgtgtattctctggtgttgaGTGGCAAAAAACTGTTCCACATGactacagctataaggtttctctcctgtgtgtattctctggacTGTCAGCGCTCCAGATTgggcaaaactcttcccacattgatcacagctataaggtctctctcctgtgtgtgttctctggtgcacTCTCAGATCTCCAGATtgaccaaaactcttcccacattgaccacagctataaggtttctctcctgtgtgtgttctctggtgcacTCTCAGATCTCCAGATtgaccaaaactcttcccacattgaccacagctataaggtttctctcctgtgtgtactctCTGGTGCACTGTCAGTGCTCCAGATTgggcaaaactcttcccacattcatCACAGCTAtaggatttctctcctgtgtgtattctctggtgtgatatcaggtTGCATTGTTGAGTAAacctcttcccacattgagtacagctataaggtttctctcctgtgtgtgttctctggtgtgatatcaggcCGGATGGATTAGTAAAACTCTTCCGACATTGagtacagctataaggtttctctcctgtgtgtattctctggtgtgttaTTAGGCTGCTgagctgagtaaaactcttcccacattgagtacagctataaggtttctctcctgtgtgtgttctctggtgtaacgTCAGAGAGCcagatgtagtaaaactcttcccacattgatcacagctataagatttcaCCCCTGTGTGTGTTCGCTGATGAATTGTAATGCCTGATgaggtgaatctcttcccacagtcagagcagcagagAGTTCTCTTCCCTGTGGATCTCTGCAGGTGTTTCTTGGGGTGTTCTAATGTGGagagtctcttctctgtctcctcagcgtcatgaggttgttgaggctccccagaggatccacggtagtcccgtctctctcctgtgtgaacaacaaagtcagatgattaaaggcccacaacagcgGTAATCCACTGTAAAAGTTGATGCCAACAGCATAGCCATGATGTTGTACAACAATTGCTGTCTGTAATGAATGTTAAAATTATTGTCTTAAAATGAGCAAGAAGtcatattttgtcttgttttcacattagtagtaacatctaAGATTGTAGACTAGAAATAAGTTATTCATGTTGTTGAAACTCTAAGCAGTGTGGTAGAAGACTTTTGGTCTACAATACAGGCCCCTTTGTGTTTTCTAAAATTGCGGATCACGAGGGCAATTTGATTGCATAAACTCATCTCcatgctaatgaggaaaccactagttttATGGATGTCGTATATCTGGTGTGACAAGAGATGAAAAACAACAAAGAATCTGCCCACTCCatcatctatatacagtgtgtgcaatggggacaaaaataaataggcagTAGCAAAGGGCAAATTAACACTGGGACCTCAtgagctgatgcttaaagttagtgaggagagaatgtctccagcttcagtgatttttttttgcaattcgttccagtcattggcagcagagaactggaaggaaaggcggccaaagtaggtgttagctttggggatgaccagtgagatatacttcctggagcacgtgctatgggtgggtgttgctatggtgaccagtgagctgagttaaggtggcctagcaaagacttataaatgacctgtagccagtgggtttggagacggatatgtagcgagggccagccgacgagagcatacaggtcctagtggagggtggtatatggggctttggtaacaaaacggatggcactgtgatagactgcatccagtttgctgagtagagtgttggagactattttgaaaatgacatcgccaaagtcaaggatccgtaggatagtcagttttacgagggtatgttaggcagcgtgagtgaaggttGCTTcgatgcgaaataggaagccgattctagatttgattttggattggaaatgcttaatattagtctggaaggagagcttacagtctagccagacatctaggtatttacagttgtccacatattctaagttagaaccgtccagagtagtgatgctggacaggtggGTACGGGcagtttaccttttatattgacgacgttattgtccggttgaaatgttATCTATTATTTAGGCTAATAACAACCCGAGGATTGATAATAAAcaccgtttgacatgtttctatgaactttactgaTTTTTCTTCTGGCTGTTGTGATTGCAAGAAGTTCATCGTTAAACCGATGTGTAACACTTGTCTGTTttatgaatttttataatgagtatttctgtttttgaatttggcgctctgcaatttcactggatgttggccataatagaacaaactctgaagatagatgggggggcaattcACATGGGGGTTAGTAAcaggcagcaacagtgagagacttatttctggagagatacattttttaaattagaagctcgaactgtttgggcatagacctggaaagtatgatagAACTTAGAACttagtagattgcaactcctcccccttcggtagttctatcttgatggaaaatgttgtaattggggatggacatttctgaatttttggtggccttcctaagccacgATTCAGATACGGCAAGGACATTAAGGTTGGTGGAgtttgctaaagcagtgagtaaaacaaacttagggaggaggcttctgatgttaacatgcatgaaaccaaggcttttacagttacagaagtcaacaaatgagagcgcctggggacacacggggcctgggttaacctctacatcacccgaggaacagagtaGTAAGATGAGGGTAGggctaaaggctatcagaactggtagtctagtgcgttgggaacagagaataaaaggagctgATTTCTGGCCGTGGTaggatagattcaaggcataatgtaaagacaggggtatggtagggtgcgggtacagtggaggtaagcctaggcattgagtgacgataagaGAGATTGCATCTCTGGAGGCACTAGTTATgctaggtgaggtcaccgcatgtgtgggaggtgggacaaaagagttctctgaggcatgttgagt comes from the Oncorhynchus nerka isolate Pitt River unplaced genomic scaffold, Oner_Uvic_2.0 unplaced_scaffold_3818, whole genome shotgun sequence genome and includes:
- the LOC135566699 gene encoding zinc finger protein OZF-like; translated protein: MRSLSYSPSNEEKDITVNQEVWGTVKEEEDAFRVKDEDDITVKQEVGSGAVTVKEEEGAFRVKEEDDVTVKGEEDAVYGVKEEGEEITFTSKKEEEEEEEPGYLGPVSQTHLKASNGSNDEFSHKMVLRNRSAINTRERRDYRGSSGEPQQPHDAEETEKRLSTLEHPKKHLQRSTGKRTLCCSDCGKRFTSSGITIHQRTHTGVKSYSCDQCGKSFTTSGSLTLHQRTHTGEKPYSCTQCGKSFTQLSSLITHQRIHTGEKPYSCTQCRKSFTNPSGLISHQRTHTGEKPYSCTQCGKRFTQQCNLISHQRIHTGEKSYSCDECGKSFAQSGALTVHQRVHTGEKPYSCGQCGKSFGQSGDLRVHQRTHTGEKPYSCGQCGKSFGQSGDLRVHQRTHTGERPYSCDQCGKSFAQSGALT